GGACTGCGCACTGGTTCCGCGAGCGCGGGTTTGCGCCGAGTGGGGTGGAGCGGCTGCCTGCCGCGCGGGCTTCGCTTTACAACTATCAGCGCAATTCGAAGATTTTCGAGAAGTCTTTGTAGGCCTGTACCGCAGCCCATTGTGGGAGCGGCCTTGTGTCGCGACAGGGGTGCGAAGCGCCCCCATGATTTGCGCATCACGCTGATAGTTTTGGGGCCGCTCTGCGGCCCTTTCGCGACACAAGGCCGCTCCCACAACAGGGGCGGCGTTTTTGCTTACACGGTATGCAGATACCAGTTGTACTCAAGGTCGGAGATCGAATGCTCGAACTCCTCCAGCTCGCTTTCCTTGCACGCGACAAAGATGTCGATGTACTTCGGATCGATGTACTTGTTCAGGATTTCGCTGTCGTCCAGCTCGCGCAGGGCATCGCGCAGGTTGTTCGGCAGGCTCTGCTCCAGCTGTTCGTACGAGTTGCCTTCAATCGGCTCGCCCGGTTCGATCTTGTTGGTCAGGCCGTGGTGCACGCCTGCCAGCACGGCTGCCATCATCAGGTACGGGTTGGCGTCGGCACCGGCCACGCGGTGCTCAACGCGCACGGCGTCCGGCGAACCGGTGGGTACGCGAAGGGCTACGGTGCGGTTGTCCAGGCCCCAGCTTGGCGCGTTCGGCACGTAGAACTGCGCGCCGAAGCGGCGGTACGAGTTGACGTTCGGGCACAGAAACGCCATGGACGCGGGCAGGGTCTCGAGCACACCGCCGACAGCGTGACGTAGCGCGGCGTTCTGCTCGGGATCCTCGCTGGTGAAGATGTTGTTGCCATCTTTGTCCAGCACGGAAATGTGTACGTGCAGGCCGTTGCCTGCCTGGCCCGGGTAGGGCTTGGCCATGAAGGTGGTGTCCATCTCATGGTCGTAGGCGATGTTCTTGATCAAACGCTTGAGCAGCACCGCGTAGTCACAGGCCTTGAGCGGGTCGGCAACGTGGTGCAGGTTGACTTCGAACTGCGCCGGGGCGCTTTCCTTGACGATGGCGTCGGCCGGGATGCCTTGCTCCTTGGCACCTTCGAGGATGTCCTGGAGGCAGTCGGCGTATTCGTCGAGGTCGTCGATCAGGTAAACCTGGGTCGACTGCGGGCGCTTGCCCGAAATTGGCGAGCGTGGCGGTTGCGGGCGGCCGTTCACGTTCTCCTGATCAATCAGGTAGAACTCCAGCTCGAACGCAGCGCAAATGGTCAGGCCCATGTCGGTGAACTTGCTCACCACCTGACGCAGCACTTCACGCGGGTCGGCAAAGAACGGCTCGCCTTCGAGTTCGTGCATGGTCATCAGCAGCTGGGCGGTAGGGCGCTTCTGCCAGGGTTCGTTGGAGAGGGTGCCAGGGATCGGGTAGCAGATGCGGTCGGCATCGCCAATGTCCAAGCCCAGCCCGGTGCTTTCAACGGTGGAACCGTTGATGTCCAGGGCGAAGAGGGAGGCCGGCAGGTTGATGCCTTTCTCGTAAACCTTGTGGAGGCTGGTGCGCTCAATGCGCTTGCCACGCACCACACCATTCATATCTGCAATCAGAAGGTCAACGTAGAGAACCTCAGGATGTTCCTTAAGGAACGCGTTCGCTTCGTTAAGCTGAACGGCACGCGGGGGTACCGACATGATGCAACACCTTTGTTGTTAAAAATATCAATCAAGGGGGGCTTGCAGGACCAGTCAATCGAAAAGCCATACTGATGTCAAGCCAACCCCATGATGCCCTGAAATGGCACATCGACGGCAGATTTGCTGCATATCGGGGCGTGCCATTATCCGCTATTTCCGCTGTGAAGGGCTATCTCAGACATGCCGTGTTTTATTTTTTACGGAGGTGTTGTGTAAAAAAATGAACAAGGCTAAGCTCGGCCTCAACCCAAAACACAATAATACGAGGGTCACATGGTCCGCTTGTCGCGACCTGAAAGCGCTGCCATTGCAGTGCCATCGGGTACTCATGCCATTTATGCGAGCACCGCCTGCGTCGCAGCCACTCTGGCCGCAATAATTGACGCTTGGTGCACTCGGATCATGCCCTGTAGCGGCTTGCCGCGCCTCTTTTTGCCTTTCTGCCCTTCGAACTCATTACGGAAACACGTGTTTTCAGTGTATCCAACGCGGCTCTGCGCGGGTGTTTTTGCTTTAGCAATCTACTCCATCCAGAATCAATGCGCGGACCACATTACCTCCTGAGGTATTTATGAGTAACAACCTCGACCAGCTCACCGATTGGTTGAAAGAGCACAAGATCACCGAAGTCGAATGCCTGATCAGCGACCTGACCGGCATCACCCGCGGCAAGATCTCGCCCACCAACAAATTCATCGCCGAAAAAGGCATGCGCCTGCCTGAAAGCGTGCTGCTGCAGACCGTGACCGGCGATTACGTCGATGACGACATCTATTACGACCTGCTCGACCCGGCCGACATCGACATGATCTGCCGCCCGGACGAGAACGCCGTGTTCCTGGTGCCATGGGCCATCGAGCCAACTGCACAGGTGATCCACGACACTTACGACAAGAAGGGCAACCCGGTCGAGCTGTCGCCGCGCAACGTGCTGAAGAAAGTACTCAAGCTCTATGCTGACAAGGGCTGGCAGCCCATTGTCGCGCCCGAGATGGAGTTTTACCTGACCAAGCGCAGCGAAGACCCGGACTTTCCGCTGCAGCCCCCGGTAGGCCGCTCCGGCCGCCCGGAAACCGGCCGCCAGTCGTTCTCCATCGAAGCCGCCAACGAATTCGACCCGCTGTTCGAGGACGTTTACGACTGGTGCGAACTGCAGCAACTGGACCTCGATACGCTGATCCACGAAGACGGCACGGCGCAGATGGAAATCAACTTCCGTCACGGCAACGCCCTGCATTTGGCTGACCAGATTCTGGTGTTCAAACGCACCATGCGTGAGGCGGCCCTCAAGCACAACGTGGCGGCCACCTTCATGGCCAAGCCCATG
The genomic region above belongs to Pseudomonas sp. PSKL.D1 and contains:
- a CDS encoding glutamine synthetase family protein; this translates as MSVPPRAVQLNEANAFLKEHPEVLYVDLLIADMNGVVRGKRIERTSLHKVYEKGINLPASLFALDINGSTVESTGLGLDIGDADRICYPIPGTLSNEPWQKRPTAQLLMTMHELEGEPFFADPREVLRQVVSKFTDMGLTICAAFELEFYLIDQENVNGRPQPPRSPISGKRPQSTQVYLIDDLDEYADCLQDILEGAKEQGIPADAIVKESAPAQFEVNLHHVADPLKACDYAVLLKRLIKNIAYDHEMDTTFMAKPYPGQAGNGLHVHISVLDKDGNNIFTSEDPEQNAALRHAVGGVLETLPASMAFLCPNVNSYRRFGAQFYVPNAPSWGLDNRTVALRVPTGSPDAVRVEHRVAGADANPYLMMAAVLAGVHHGLTNKIEPGEPIEGNSYEQLEQSLPNNLRDALRELDDSEILNKYIDPKYIDIFVACKESELEEFEHSISDLEYNWYLHTV
- a CDS encoding glutamine synthetase family protein, which encodes MSNNLDQLTDWLKEHKITEVECLISDLTGITRGKISPTNKFIAEKGMRLPESVLLQTVTGDYVDDDIYYDLLDPADIDMICRPDENAVFLVPWAIEPTAQVIHDTYDKKGNPVELSPRNVLKKVLKLYADKGWQPIVAPEMEFYLTKRSEDPDFPLQPPVGRSGRPETGRQSFSIEAANEFDPLFEDVYDWCELQQLDLDTLIHEDGTAQMEINFRHGNALHLADQILVFKRTMREAALKHNVAATFMAKPMTGEPGSAMHLHQSVVDVHTGKNIFSNEDGSMSELFLNHIGGLQKFIPEALPLFAPNVNSFRRFLPDTSAPVNVEWGEENRTVGLRVPDAGPQNRRVENRLPGADANPYLAIAASLLCGYIGMVEGIEASAPVVGRGYERRNLRLPLTIEDALERMEISRALTQYLGKKFITGYVATKRAEHENFKRVISSWEREFLLFAV